One segment of Candidatus Eisenbacteria bacterium DNA contains the following:
- a CDS encoding asparaginase, with translation MIRIYVTGGTFDKEYNDINGTLYFKDTHVRNMLQLGRCHLELEIRTLMMIDSLEMTKADRETIRKNCMNCDTDRIVITHGTDTIEETARYLGKTIKEKTIVLVGAMIPYTFGSSDGLFNLGSALAFAQSLPPGVYVAMNGRYFDWNNVRKNRSSGIFEERHDH, from the coding sequence ATGATCAGGATCTATGTTACCGGCGGCACATTCGACAAAGAATACAACGACATCAATGGGACCCTCTATTTCAAGGATACACACGTGCGCAACATGCTTCAATTGGGCCGGTGCCACTTGGAATTGGAGATCCGGACTCTGATGATGATCGACAGCCTGGAGATGACCAAAGCCGATCGTGAGACAATACGCAAGAACTGCATGAACTGCGATACGGATCGAATTGTGATTACACACGGCACGGACACGATAGAGGAAACCGCCCGCTATCTTGGAAAAACCATAAAGGAAAAGACAATTGTGTTGGTTGGAGCGATGATCCCCTATACATTTGGCAGCTCCGACGGCCTATTCAATTTGGGCAGTGCTTTGGCTTTTGCCCAAAGCCTCCCCCCCGGCGTTTATGTAGCCATGAATGGCCGATACTTCGACTGGAACAACGTTCGAAAGAATAGATCCTCGGGAATCTTTGAGGAACGACACGACCATTAA
- the nifS gene encoding cysteine desulfurase NifS codes for MKIIYTDNNATTMVAPEVIEAMAPYLAELYYNPSSTYDAAHITGDAIKEARKDIAEALGTNDSKEILFTSCATESNNTAIFGAAKANRQRKHIITSSVEHPAVLEVCKQLEREGYQVTYIPVDTDGNLDIPAFIRALDSDTLMVTIMHANNETGIVFPIEQLSRLTKETDPAIIFHTDATQTIGKLPINLKDNFKHIDLMSFSGHKFHAPKGIGALFIRRGTPCRPLLIGGHQEEGRRGGTENVAYIVGLARALKLILAHRDEDEERIEQLRDRLETSLEKMIPFVQINGKHAPRLPNTLNISSHYIEGEGMLYQLSGEGICASSGSACTSGSLEPSHVLRSMNIPFTAVHGSIRFSLSRYNTDEEIDRIIEVFPRIVSNLRNLSPYWDKQNNRPRPNADKMFQEVH; via the coding sequence TTGAAGATAATTTATACAGACAATAATGCGACAACAATGGTGGCGCCTGAAGTCATTGAGGCGATGGCACCCTATCTTGCCGAGCTCTACTACAATCCCAGTTCCACCTATGATGCCGCGCATATCACAGGAGACGCCATAAAAGAGGCCAGGAAGGATATCGCCGAGGCGTTGGGAACAAATGACAGCAAAGAGATTCTCTTCACGTCCTGCGCAACAGAAAGCAATAACACAGCCATCTTCGGGGCAGCCAAAGCCAACAGGCAGCGAAAGCATATCATCACATCATCCGTTGAGCATCCCGCTGTGCTGGAAGTCTGCAAACAATTGGAGCGGGAGGGCTATCAGGTTACCTACATCCCGGTCGATACCGACGGCAATCTTGATATTCCGGCTTTCATCCGCGCTCTCGATTCCGATACCCTCATGGTTACCATCATGCACGCCAACAATGAGACCGGTATTGTATTCCCCATTGAGCAACTCAGCCGTCTGACGAAGGAAACCGATCCCGCAATCATCTTTCACACCGACGCAACACAGACCATCGGCAAGCTGCCGATCAACCTCAAGGACAACTTCAAGCATATCGATCTCATGTCCTTTTCCGGACACAAGTTTCATGCTCCCAAAGGGATTGGAGCGCTCTTTATCCGGCGCGGCACTCCCTGCCGCCCTTTACTGATCGGCGGGCATCAAGAGGAGGGCCGGCGGGGAGGCACAGAAAATGTCGCCTATATCGTCGGGCTGGCTAGAGCGTTAAAGTTGATCCTGGCCCATCGCGATGAGGACGAGGAGAGGATCGAGCAGCTCCGAGACCGCCTGGAGACTTCGCTTGAAAAGATGATTCCTTTTGTACAAATCAACGGCAAGCATGCGCCGCGGCTGCCCAACACTCTGAACATCTCCAGTCATTACATCGAGGGCGAAGGAATGTTGTATCAACTAAGCGGCGAAGGAATCTGCGCCTCCAGCGGATCCGCTTGCACTTCCGGGTCCCTCGAGCCATCGCATGTGTTAAGAAGTATGAACATCCCGTTTACCGCGGTCCATGGATCCATCCGATTCAGTCTCAGCCGTTACAACACCGATGAGGAAATCGATAGGATCATCGAGGTGTTCCCGAGAATCGTCTCGAATCTGCGAAACCTATCCCCTTATTGGGACAAGCAGAATAACCGCCCGCGTCCCAACGCGGATAAGATGTTCCAGGAAGTTCACTGA
- a CDS encoding iron-sulfur cluster assembly scaffold protein, with the protein MAWEYSEKTKQLFMDAVQGKPGTHLGEIENPDGCGEHGSIACGDALRFTFRVKKHPTDPLKDIVTEAKYLTFGCTSAIAASEGLCALIERGNFTPIEALKITNKDIVDYLEGLPEQKIHCSVMGAEALEAAVFDWARKRGVNLNHLGIDMHPDEDDEGKIVCTCFSMTEPYLRRKIKELNLKSIPEITNAIKAGGACMSCHHVPGGLQDLIDETWGTESSKPRSEINDGETGGARPATSPYQFSKMVEKTLDDYIRPMLQRDGGDLELIDIKDKLIYVRLAGACSDCAGSAQTLKMLVEKTLKERVDDQIRIIQI; encoded by the coding sequence ATGGCCTGGGAGTACAGCGAGAAAACCAAACAATTATTCATGGACGCCGTTCAGGGCAAGCCGGGTACGCATCTGGGTGAGATCGAGAATCCCGATGGTTGTGGCGAGCATGGATCCATCGCCTGCGGCGACGCCCTGCGTTTTACATTCCGGGTAAAAAAGCATCCGACGGATCCCCTGAAGGATATTGTCACCGAGGCCAAATATCTGACTTTTGGATGCACCTCCGCCATCGCGGCTTCAGAAGGCCTATGTGCTTTGATCGAGCGTGGAAATTTCACGCCCATTGAAGCTCTGAAGATCACCAACAAGGATATTGTTGATTATCTAGAGGGCCTGCCGGAGCAGAAAATCCACTGTTCCGTTATGGGCGCCGAGGCCCTTGAAGCGGCCGTCTTCGATTGGGCTAGGAAGCGCGGCGTCAACCTGAATCATCTGGGTATCGATATGCACCCGGATGAGGATGATGAAGGCAAGATCGTCTGCACCTGTTTCTCAATGACCGAGCCCTATCTCCGGCGCAAGATCAAAGAACTGAACCTCAAATCCATCCCTGAAATAACTAATGCCATCAAGGCCGGGGGCGCTTGTATGTCCTGCCATCATGTACCCGGAGGATTACAGGACCTGATCGATGAAACTTGGGGAACCGAGTCGAGCAAACCGAGAAGTGAAATCAATGACGGCGAAACGGGAGGCGCGAGACCCGCCACGTCGCCGTATCAATTCAGCAAAATGGTCGAGAAGACGTTGGATGACTATATACGCCCTATGCTTCAGCGGGACGGCGGCGACCTGGAGCTGATCGATATTAAGGATAAGCTCATCTATGTTCGTCTTGCCGGTGCGTGCAGCGATTGCGCCGGTTCGGCCCAAACTCTGAAAATGCTCGTGGAAAAGACACTCAAAGAAAGAGTCGATGATCAGATCCGGATTATTCAAATATGA
- a CDS encoding ankyrin repeat domain-containing protein: MPFRYLLITMAVLIFIGIPSAQAAEIHEAIAAGDAARVQQMLRENPDLINERSVNATRDLPLLTAAIHGNVEIARILLDAGADINCGDIDESTPLGVAALNRHGEMVAFLLERGADVNWRDHFGGYPLSFAASGGDSAIVRQILDAGSDLNYLTPGGITLLHFAASRGLRDLFDLMIERGIDVSVAANNGATPLHWAAAGGRVEFAEMLIARGADPSVADTSGNTPLIDACWRGRVEIAKFFLDKGADANVSDENGWTALHAATNRNETEIVKALIAHGANVNAGNQNGEIPLVQAVDSGNLEMVQAYLAAGARTDAEDTNTHQSVLQIAALRGYQDVVEALVAGGAPINDPGAGGETPLQLASHYGHQDVVDLLKARGAAGSTADGKGCLTAQTEIKDNEAVVWYLGHSGWAIKTKEHFLIFDSFDQGREPSQPGLCNGHINPQEIAGENVMVLVSHEHGDHYDPYIFGWREQLPDISYVLGCRQQDQTGYEYIGPRQVQTIDGVKITTIESNDSGVGFVLEVDGMVIYHAGDHANRHQDFSGPYKAEIDYLKERGVRPDIAFMPISGCGFGDQVAVKMGVHYALETLNPKVFFPMHSGGNSQRYFDFIEECEDQFPQVRMDAPKNRGDHFRYSHGKIS, encoded by the coding sequence ATGCCTTTTCGATATTTGCTGATCACGATGGCGGTTTTGATTTTCATCGGCATCCCCTCGGCGCAAGCCGCGGAGATCCACGAAGCGATTGCCGCTGGAGATGCGGCCCGGGTTCAACAAATGCTTCGCGAAAATCCCGACCTCATCAATGAGCGGAGTGTAAATGCGACGCGTGATCTGCCGCTTCTTACCGCCGCCATTCACGGTAATGTAGAAATCGCCCGGATTCTTCTGGATGCGGGGGCCGACATCAACTGCGGCGACATTGATGAGAGTACGCCTCTCGGCGTCGCCGCTCTGAACCGGCACGGCGAAATGGTCGCTTTCCTTCTCGAGAGAGGCGCTGATGTCAATTGGAGGGATCATTTCGGCGGATACCCCCTCAGCTTCGCCGCGTCCGGCGGCGATTCAGCGATCGTCCGGCAAATCCTCGACGCCGGTTCGGACCTCAATTATTTGACACCCGGCGGAATCACACTTTTACATTTCGCCGCATCCCGTGGTCTCAGGGATTTGTTTGATCTTATGATCGAAAGAGGAATCGATGTCTCTGTGGCGGCCAATAACGGCGCGACACCCTTGCATTGGGCGGCGGCGGGGGGACGGGTCGAGTTTGCGGAGATGTTGATCGCCAGAGGCGCCGATCCGTCGGTTGCCGACACAAGCGGGAACACCCCGTTGATAGATGCTTGTTGGCGCGGCAGGGTGGAGATAGCCAAGTTCTTCTTGGATAAGGGCGCGGATGCCAATGTATCCGATGAGAACGGTTGGACCGCCCTGCATGCCGCGACAAATCGCAATGAAACAGAGATCGTAAAGGCCTTGATCGCCCATGGCGCCAATGTCAATGCAGGAAACCAAAATGGCGAAATCCCTTTGGTTCAGGCTGTCGATAGCGGCAACCTGGAAATGGTACAGGCCTATCTTGCGGCCGGAGCGCGGACCGACGCCGAAGATACAAACACCCATCAATCTGTACTGCAAATAGCGGCTCTGCGAGGTTACCAGGATGTCGTTGAAGCCCTCGTCGCCGGCGGCGCTCCTATCAATGACCCCGGCGCCGGCGGAGAAACTCCGCTGCAATTGGCCTCACATTACGGCCACCAGGATGTGGTCGATCTTCTGAAAGCCCGCGGCGCCGCCGGTTCGACCGCTGACGGAAAGGGTTGCCTGACGGCTCAAACTGAAATCAAAGACAATGAGGCCGTGGTGTGGTATCTGGGACACAGCGGCTGGGCGATCAAGACCAAAGAACACTTCCTTATCTTTGACAGTTTTGATCAAGGCCGGGAACCTTCCCAACCCGGGCTGTGCAACGGCCATATCAATCCCCAGGAAATCGCCGGCGAGAATGTCATGGTCCTGGTCTCTCATGAGCATGGGGATCATTACGATCCGTACATCTTCGGCTGGCGCGAACAGCTACCTGACATTTCTTATGTTCTCGGGTGCCGGCAGCAGGATCAGACCGGATATGAATATATCGGACCGCGCCAGGTTCAGACGATTGACGGGGTCAAAATCACGACAATCGAGTCCAACGACTCGGGCGTAGGATTTGTGTTAGAGGTCGATGGGATGGTGATCTATCACGCGGGGGATCATGCCAACCGTCACCAAGATTTCTCCGGTCCCTACAAGGCCGAGATCGATTATCTCAAGGAGCGTGGCGTCCGCCCCGATATCGCTTTCATGCCGATTTCGGGATGCGGCTTCGGCGATCAGGTTGCGGTGAAGATGGGGGTTCATTACGCCCTCGAAACGCTGAATCCCAAGGTTTTCTTCCCCATGCATTCCGGGGGGAACTCACAGCGATACTTCGACTTCATTGAGGAGTGCGAGGATCAATTCCCGCAAGTCAGAATGGACGCCCCGAAGAACCGGGGGGATCACTTCCGCTACAGCCACGGCAAGATCAGCTGA
- a CDS encoding TusE/DsrC/DsvC family sulfur relay protein: MSVIENIEFDKDGFMVDPTLWNEEVGNAIANDEGIEQMTDKHWAIANYIRNYWQENDLAPPVRLICTEIGISVREIYKLYTSGPARGACRVAGLPKPDGCV, from the coding sequence ATGAGCGTGATTGAAAATATTGAATTTGACAAGGATGGATTCATGGTCGATCCCACCCTGTGGAATGAGGAGGTCGGCAATGCGATTGCGAATGATGAGGGCATCGAGCAAATGACCGATAAGCACTGGGCCATCGCAAACTATATTCGCAATTACTGGCAGGAAAACGATCTTGCCCCACCGGTCCGGCTCATTTGCACAGAAATCGGTATCAGCGTCCGCGAGATTTATAAACTGTATACCTCCGGTCCCGCCAGGGGCGCCTGCCGTGTCGCTGGTCTCCCGAAGCCCGATGGCTGCGTATAG